The following coding sequences lie in one Halomonas sp. 'Soap Lake #6' genomic window:
- a CDS encoding amino acid ABC transporter substrate-binding protein codes for MLLTRKLNFTLAALSLSVASGLFATAAQADTLRVGMSGGYFPFTFVERDELKGFEVDVLNAVGELSGDDIEFVTASFSGLAGMLESGRIDTIANQITITPEREAKYAFTAPYVYDGAQVVVRAGNDAIYGVEDLSGKSVAVNLGSNYEQLLREQPHADEIDIRTYESNIEQDVALGRVDAFVMDRVSATQVISERGLPLELAGQPFSTIENALPFRDDEAGREQRDRVDAALAELRENGTLREISEKWFNIDITQP; via the coding sequence ATGTTACTGACACGAAAGCTTAATTTCACCCTAGCTGCGCTTTCTTTAAGCGTCGCTAGTGGGCTGTTTGCCACTGCAGCTCAGGCCGATACATTACGAGTTGGTATGTCTGGTGGCTACTTCCCCTTTACGTTTGTCGAGCGCGATGAGCTAAAGGGCTTTGAGGTTGATGTCTTGAATGCAGTGGGTGAGTTATCGGGTGATGATATTGAATTTGTAACCGCAAGCTTCTCGGGGCTAGCGGGTATGCTTGAGTCTGGGCGTATCGATACCATCGCCAATCAAATCACCATCACACCAGAGCGGGAGGCTAAGTATGCCTTCACGGCGCCTTATGTGTACGACGGGGCGCAGGTGGTAGTACGTGCAGGCAACGATGCTATTTATGGCGTTGAGGATTTGTCTGGTAAAAGCGTTGCGGTGAATTTAGGCTCGAACTACGAACAGCTGCTGCGTGAGCAGCCGCATGCAGATGAGATTGATATTCGTACTTATGAGTCCAACATTGAGCAAGATGTTGCATTGGGCCGAGTAGACGCGTTTGTAATGGATCGCGTGAGTGCTACCCAGGTGATTAGCGAACGCGGTTTACCGTTAGAGCTGGCTGGCCAACCCTTCTCGACCATTGAGAACGCGCTGCCTTTTCGTGATGACGAGGCGGGCCGTGAACAGCGCGACCGCGTTGATGCGGCACTGGCAGAGCTGCGTGAAAATGGGACGCTACGCGAAATATCTGAAAAATGGTTTAATATTGATATCACTCAGCCGTAA
- a CDS encoding amino acid ABC transporter permease: MLNLEYMWELLPVLLRYLPLTIQMATIAMFFALILACLLAVVRVSQVPFLNGFALLFISFFRGTPLLVQLFLFYYGLPQLISALISMTGVTAAVLGLTLHFSAYMAESIRAAIVGIDRSQTEAALSIGMTQSQLMRRIILPQATRVATPTLMNYFIDMIKATSLAFTLGVTELMGATQKEAAGSFLYLEAFLLVALIYWAVVEVLSWGQRRLEIYLNKAYQR, from the coding sequence ATGCTTAATTTAGAGTATATGTGGGAGCTATTGCCGGTTCTGCTGCGCTACTTGCCGCTTACCATCCAGATGGCGACGATCGCCATGTTCTTTGCGCTAATATTAGCGTGCTTACTAGCAGTTGTTCGCGTATCGCAGGTGCCGTTCTTAAACGGTTTTGCGCTTCTATTTATCTCTTTTTTTCGTGGCACGCCGCTGCTGGTTCAGCTGTTTCTGTTCTACTACGGCTTACCGCAGTTAATCAGTGCGCTAATATCGATGACAGGCGTCACTGCTGCAGTGCTGGGGCTGACACTGCACTTTTCTGCCTACATGGCCGAGTCAATTCGCGCTGCGATTGTTGGTATTGACCGCAGCCAAACCGAGGCTGCGCTCTCTATTGGTATGACCCAGTCGCAGCTGATGCGGCGGATTATTCTGCCTCAGGCGACTCGTGTTGCAACCCCCACACTGATGAACTACTTCATCGATATGATTAAAGCGACTTCGTTAGCCTTTACGCTGGGAGTGACCGAGCTGATGGGGGCCACGCAAAAAGAGGCTGCCGGCAGTTTCCTTTATCTGGAAGCATTTTTGCTGGTAGCGCTTATTTATTGGGCTGTCGTAGAAGTGCTCTCTTGGGGGCAACGTCGCTTAGAAATTTATCTTAACAAGGCTTACCAACGATGA
- a CDS encoding amino acid ABC transporter ATP-binding protein, with protein MISLQGITKRFGNQVVFSDIDLTLSKGEIIVIIGPSGTGKSTLLRCINFLEKPDSGHLQIGNLSVDTQRATRSDILALRRRTAFVFQNYGLFANKTALENISEGMIVVDKLPKAQAYARAREILERIGLADKADAYPASLSGGQQQRVGIGRAMAANADVILFDEPTSSLDPQWVEEVLSLMKQLALEHQTMIVVTHEMQFAREVADRVVFMDQGSIVEQAPPEELFTAPKDERTRHFLRKILAPTGQTVP; from the coding sequence ATGATTTCGCTGCAAGGTATCACCAAGCGCTTTGGTAACCAGGTGGTCTTTAGCGATATTGATTTGACCCTCTCGAAGGGTGAAATCATTGTGATTATTGGCCCTTCTGGCACGGGTAAGTCAACCTTATTACGCTGTATTAACTTTCTTGAAAAGCCCGACTCTGGTCACTTGCAAATCGGCAATCTGAGTGTTGATACCCAGCGCGCTACCCGCTCAGATATCCTGGCATTGCGTCGGCGCACAGCGTTCGTATTTCAGAACTACGGCCTGTTCGCTAATAAAACCGCGCTGGAGAATATCAGCGAAGGCATGATTGTGGTGGATAAATTGCCGAAAGCTCAGGCCTATGCGCGGGCTCGAGAGATTCTGGAGCGTATTGGGCTGGCAGATAAAGCGGATGCCTATCCGGCTTCGCTCTCAGGTGGGCAGCAGCAGCGCGTAGGCATTGGCCGCGCCATGGCAGCCAATGCTGATGTGATTTTGTTTGATGAGCCCACCTCGTCCCTTGACCCGCAGTGGGTAGAAGAGGTGCTGAGCCTTATGAAGCAGCTGGCCCTTGAGCATCAAACGATGATTGTAGTGACCCATGAAATGCAGTTCGCCCGAGAGGTGGCGGATCGAGTTGTGTTTATGGACCAGGGCAGTATTGTGGAGCAAGCCCCGCCAGAGGAGCTGTTCACTGCGCCAAAAGATGAGAGAACACGCCACTTTTTGCGCAAAATCCTGGCACCTACAGGGCAAACAGTGCCTTAA
- a CDS encoding YeeE/YedE family protein: MATISAAAPVKHRVPLLATAAIVLGALLIGMVFSANTGLLMIVGGLLGMVLYHAAFGFTAAWRVFITDRRGRGLRAQMIMLAIAVVLFFPALGAGTLFGTPVSGFVSPIGLSVLFGAFIFGIGMQLGGGCASGTLFTAGGGNARMLITLLFFIVGSVIGSAHFAWWQSLPAFQPISLVNVAGVGGGIGISLVLFVAIAIFTVIMEKRRHGHLEQAPMIDKPGVERWLTGPWPLVAGAVALALLNFATLALAGRPWGITSAFALWGAKGYELVGGDVSQWGYWQAPGNAAALEASVWSDITTVMNVGIMLGALAAASLAGRFAPNFRIPFKSVLAAVIGGILLGYGARLAFGCNIGAYFSGIASGSLHGWVWMVAAFAGNMVGVKLRPFFFGGQEGRQPTAKSC; the protein is encoded by the coding sequence ATGGCGACTATCTCTGCTGCGGCACCCGTGAAGCATCGCGTGCCGTTATTGGCTACTGCAGCGATTGTACTGGGTGCGCTGCTGATCGGCATGGTGTTTAGTGCCAATACTGGTCTGCTAATGATTGTTGGCGGCTTACTTGGAATGGTGTTGTATCACGCGGCATTTGGCTTTACTGCTGCATGGCGAGTATTTATTACTGACCGCCGAGGGCGTGGCCTGCGTGCACAGATGATTATGCTGGCCATTGCGGTGGTGCTGTTTTTCCCCGCACTTGGCGCGGGCACGCTGTTTGGTACGCCGGTGTCAGGATTTGTTTCTCCCATTGGCCTCTCGGTGCTGTTTGGTGCGTTTATTTTTGGCATCGGTATGCAGCTAGGTGGTGGCTGTGCTTCGGGCACCCTGTTTACGGCTGGGGGCGGTAATGCCCGTATGTTGATTACGTTGTTGTTCTTTATTGTTGGCTCTGTGATTGGTTCGGCACATTTTGCGTGGTGGCAAAGCCTACCCGCATTCCAGCCCATATCGCTTGTTAATGTGGCGGGGGTAGGGGGCGGTATAGGTATTAGCTTGGTGCTGTTTGTGGCGATTGCCATCTTTACCGTGATTATGGAAAAGCGTCGCCACGGTCATTTAGAGCAGGCGCCAATGATTGATAAGCCAGGGGTAGAGCGTTGGCTGACTGGCCCTTGGCCGCTGGTGGCTGGTGCGGTGGCGTTAGCACTGTTGAACTTTGCGACGCTAGCGCTGGCGGGCCGCCCATGGGGCATTACTTCAGCGTTTGCACTATGGGGTGCAAAAGGCTATGAGCTGGTAGGTGGTGATGTTAGCCAGTGGGGTTACTGGCAGGCGCCCGGCAACGCCGCTGCGTTAGAAGCCAGTGTATGGAGTGACATTACCACGGTGATGAACGTGGGCATTATGTTAGGGGCTCTGGCAGCGGCAAGCTTAGCGGGCCGTTTTGCACCTAACTTCCGTATACCGTTTAAATCAGTGTTGGCGGCGGTTATTGGGGGAATTTTACTGGGTTACGGGGCGCGTTTAGCGTTTGGCTGCAATATTGGCGCCTACTTTAGCGGTATCGCCTCTGGCAGCCTGCATGGCTGGGTATGGATGGTGGCAGCCTTCGCAGGCAACATGGTCGGGGTGAAACTGCGCCCATTTTTCTTTGGCGGGCAGGAGGGGCGCCAACCAACTGCCAAGAGCTGTTAA
- a CDS encoding NAD-dependent malic enzyme — translation MSTTSKRPLYLPYAGPSLLEMPLLNKGSAFTQEERLAFNLIGLLPQKVETIDDQLERVYRQYQQCHSDLEKHIHLRAIQDDNETLYFRLVSEHLEEMLPIIYTPTVGKACQEFSNIYRNHRGLFISYPDREHLDDILRSATKDNVKVIVVTDGERILGLGDQGIGGMGIPIGKLALYTACGGISPAYTLPIMIDVGTNNQALLDDPMYMGWRHERVSQEEYDAFMAEFIAAVKRRWPNVLLQFEDFAQANAVPLLERYRHDLCCFNDDVQGTASVVVGTLMAACQAREETIAQQRVVFVGGGSAGCGIAEQVVVSMEAEGLTESEARARIFIIDRDGLMTTDQPWQRDFQRRLAHDPALVAGWNGQGLEETIAQIKPTILIGVCGQRGIFTEQVVRTMHAGCEHPVIMPLSNPTSQAEAVPEDVIRWTDGQALVATGSPFAPVVYNGRTYPIAQCNNAYIFPGIGLGVIAAGANRVTDEMLMSASRALAREAPLVKEGKGALLPPLSRIRDISKSIAFEVAAQAQQNGVALKTSGPELRERIEKACWLPEYRTYRRGAF, via the coding sequence ATGTCTACTACAAGTAAACGCCCCTTATACCTTCCTTACGCCGGTCCTTCTTTACTCGAAATGCCGCTATTGAATAAAGGCAGCGCGTTTACTCAGGAGGAACGGCTAGCGTTTAATTTGATTGGCTTGCTGCCCCAAAAAGTAGAAACCATCGATGACCAGCTAGAGCGTGTGTACCGCCAGTACCAGCAGTGCCATAGCGATCTTGAAAAGCATATTCACCTGCGCGCTATTCAAGACGATAACGAAACACTCTATTTCCGACTGGTGTCTGAGCACCTTGAAGAGATGCTGCCCATCATCTATACGCCAACGGTGGGTAAGGCATGCCAGGAATTTTCCAACATTTACCGTAACCATCGGGGCTTGTTTATCAGCTACCCCGATCGCGAGCATCTGGACGATATCCTGCGTAGTGCCACTAAAGATAACGTTAAAGTGATCGTAGTGACTGATGGAGAGCGCATTTTAGGCTTAGGCGATCAGGGGATCGGCGGTATGGGGATCCCGATTGGTAAGCTGGCGCTCTATACTGCATGCGGCGGTATCAGCCCGGCGTATACGCTGCCGATTATGATTGATGTCGGTACTAACAATCAGGCGCTGCTTGACGACCCAATGTATATGGGCTGGCGCCATGAGCGGGTAAGCCAGGAAGAGTACGATGCTTTTATGGCGGAGTTTATTGCCGCTGTAAAACGCCGCTGGCCGAATGTATTGCTGCAGTTTGAGGATTTTGCCCAGGCTAATGCGGTGCCACTGCTGGAGCGTTATCGCCACGACCTGTGCTGCTTTAACGACGACGTGCAGGGTACTGCTTCTGTGGTGGTTGGTACTTTAATGGCGGCATGTCAGGCCCGTGAAGAGACCATCGCCCAACAGCGTGTGGTGTTTGTAGGTGGTGGTTCTGCTGGTTGCGGTATTGCCGAGCAGGTTGTTGTGTCGATGGAAGCCGAAGGGTTAACGGAGAGCGAAGCACGGGCGCGCATTTTTATCATTGACCGTGATGGTTTGATGACCACCGACCAGCCTTGGCAGCGTGATTTCCAGCGCCGCTTGGCCCACGACCCTGCCTTAGTGGCGGGTTGGAATGGTCAGGGTCTTGAGGAGACCATTGCGCAAATCAAGCCTACGATTCTGATTGGTGTGTGTGGCCAACGAGGTATCTTCACCGAGCAGGTAGTGCGTACGATGCACGCGGGCTGTGAACACCCGGTGATTATGCCGCTTTCGAACCCCACCTCTCAGGCAGAAGCTGTGCCCGAAGACGTTATCCGCTGGACCGATGGTCAAGCACTGGTGGCAACCGGTAGTCCCTTTGCGCCCGTCGTCTACAACGGCCGTACTTATCCAATTGCACAGTGCAACAACGCGTATATCTTCCCTGGCATTGGCCTGGGGGTTATCGCGGCTGGCGCAAACCGTGTTACCGACGAGATGTTAATGAGCGCCTCTCGTGCGCTTGCCCGTGAAGCACCACTGGTAAAAGAGGGCAAAGGTGCACTGTTACCGCCGCTGTCACGAATTCGTGATATCAGCAAATCGATTGCTTTTGAGGTGGCGGCACAGGCACAGCAAAATGGAGTGGCACTTAAAACCAGCGGTCCAGAGCTGCGTGAGCGGATCGAGAAAGCATGCTGGTTGCCTGAGTATCGTACCTACCGTCGTGGTGCCTTCTAA
- the acnA gene encoding aconitate hydratase AcnA: MSKTPDTLDSLTVGNQQYHYYSLPKAADTFGNIDRLPKTLKILLENQLRFADDESVAQDDMQALVDWQTEGKSSREIGYRPARVLMQDFTGVPGVVDLASMRAAVEKLGEDPARINPLSPVDLVIDHSVMVDKFGNAAAFQQNVDIEMQRNGERYEFLRWGQQAFDNFSVVPPGTGICHQVNLEYLGRTVWTKEEDGSTLAYPDTLVGTDSHTTMINGLGVLGWGVGGIEAEAAMLGQPVSMLIPEVIGFKLTGKLREGITATDLVLTVTEMLRKKGVVGKFVEFYGDGLKDLPLADRATIANMAPEYGATCGFFPVDDETLNYLRLTGREDQQVALVEAYSKAQGLWREPNDEPIFTDTLSLDMNEVEASLAGPKRPQDRVALQDMPSAFQQVMEEDGKAPPSTEAGKLASEGGQTAVGIDRSFEGDFKHSDSQAVTIGNRDFNLDPGAVVIAAITSCTNTSNPSVMMAAGLLARNAREKGLTTKPWVKTSLAPGSKVVTDYLAAANLSDDLNALGFNLVGYGCTTCIGNSGPLPDEIEKAINDGELAVASVLSGNRNFEGRVHPLVKTNWLASPPLVVAYALAGNVQCNLTKDPLGQDSNGNPVYLKDIWPSQADIANAVEKVNTEMFRKEYGAVFEGDATWKAIKVPESKVYQWPESTYIQHPPFFEGMEREPDAINDVENARVLAMLGDSVTTDHISPAGSIKPDSPAGRYLQEHGVKPVDFNSYGSRRGNHEVMMRGTFANVRIKNEMLDGVVGGETRHVPSGEQMAIYDAAMKYKEDGVPLVVIAGKEYGTGSSRDWAAKGTRLLGVRAVIAESFERIHRSNLIGMGVVPLQFPAGESRHTLGLTGDEEVSIAGLSDLSPGGTVQIVIKNSDGERTVDAKCRIDTVNELAYYRHGGILHYVLRKMIGAA; encoded by the coding sequence ATGAGTAAGACACCCGATACGCTAGACTCCCTAACGGTGGGCAATCAGCAATACCACTACTACAGCCTACCCAAAGCAGCCGACACCTTTGGCAATATCGACCGGCTTCCCAAAACACTCAAAATTCTACTCGAAAACCAGCTGCGCTTCGCCGATGACGAAAGCGTCGCCCAAGATGATATGCAAGCCCTGGTCGACTGGCAGACCGAGGGGAAATCCAGCCGCGAAATAGGTTACCGCCCTGCGCGGGTATTGATGCAGGACTTCACTGGCGTACCCGGCGTCGTTGACCTTGCTTCCATGCGTGCCGCGGTTGAAAAGCTTGGCGAAGATCCTGCCCGCATCAACCCTCTTTCCCCTGTAGATCTGGTTATCGACCACTCGGTCATGGTGGATAAATTCGGCAATGCTGCGGCCTTCCAGCAAAACGTCGATATAGAAATGCAGCGCAATGGTGAGCGCTACGAATTTCTGCGCTGGGGACAGCAGGCGTTCGATAACTTCAGTGTGGTGCCCCCCGGCACCGGCATTTGTCACCAGGTCAACCTAGAGTACCTGGGGCGTACAGTCTGGACCAAAGAGGAGGATGGCAGCACCCTCGCCTACCCAGACACACTGGTAGGCACCGACTCTCACACCACCATGATTAACGGCCTAGGCGTACTTGGCTGGGGCGTGGGAGGTATTGAGGCCGAAGCAGCCATGCTAGGCCAGCCAGTATCAATGCTGATACCCGAAGTGATCGGTTTCAAACTGACCGGCAAGCTACGCGAAGGCATTACCGCAACAGACCTAGTGCTTACTGTTACAGAGATGCTCCGCAAAAAAGGCGTGGTGGGTAAGTTTGTTGAATTTTACGGTGATGGCCTGAAAGACCTGCCTCTGGCCGACCGCGCCACCATTGCCAATATGGCGCCGGAGTACGGTGCTACCTGCGGCTTCTTCCCAGTGGATGATGAAACGCTCAACTACCTGCGCCTAACTGGCCGTGAAGATCAGCAGGTTGCCTTAGTGGAGGCTTATAGCAAAGCCCAGGGCCTGTGGCGTGAGCCAAATGACGAGCCAATCTTCACCGATACCCTTAGCCTGGATATGAACGAGGTAGAAGCCAGCCTGGCAGGCCCCAAACGCCCTCAGGACCGAGTGGCGCTGCAAGATATGCCCAGCGCATTCCAGCAAGTGATGGAAGAAGACGGCAAAGCGCCACCCAGCACGGAGGCTGGCAAACTCGCTTCCGAGGGCGGGCAAACAGCAGTAGGCATTGATCGTAGCTTCGAAGGCGACTTTAAACACAGCGACAGCCAAGCAGTCACCATCGGCAATCGAGACTTCAACCTTGACCCCGGCGCGGTGGTCATTGCTGCGATTACCTCTTGCACCAACACCTCTAACCCCAGCGTGATGATGGCGGCAGGGCTTCTGGCACGTAACGCACGTGAGAAAGGCTTAACCACCAAACCCTGGGTTAAAACCTCATTGGCACCTGGTTCCAAAGTGGTCACCGACTACTTAGCCGCTGCCAATTTAAGCGATGACCTGAATGCTCTGGGCTTCAACCTAGTGGGCTATGGCTGCACTACCTGTATCGGCAACTCGGGGCCACTCCCTGATGAGATTGAAAAAGCCATTAACGATGGCGAGTTAGCCGTTGCCTCAGTGCTTTCTGGCAACCGTAACTTTGAAGGACGCGTTCACCCTCTGGTAAAAACCAACTGGCTGGCTTCGCCCCCCTTAGTGGTCGCTTATGCGCTAGCAGGCAACGTACAGTGCAACTTAACCAAAGACCCGCTGGGCCAGGATAGCAACGGCAATCCAGTTTATCTCAAGGATATTTGGCCATCACAAGCGGACATCGCGAACGCTGTTGAAAAAGTAAATACCGAGATGTTCCGTAAAGAGTACGGTGCAGTGTTCGAAGGCGACGCTACCTGGAAGGCGATCAAGGTACCCGAAAGCAAAGTCTACCAGTGGCCAGAATCCACCTATATTCAGCACCCGCCTTTCTTCGAGGGTATGGAGCGTGAGCCGGACGCAATTAACGATGTGGAAAACGCTCGCGTGCTCGCCATGCTGGGTGACTCGGTAACCACCGACCATATCTCTCCCGCGGGCTCTATCAAACCCGACAGCCCTGCAGGGCGTTACTTGCAAGAGCATGGTGTGAAGCCCGTCGACTTCAACTCCTACGGCTCTCGCCGAGGTAACCATGAAGTAATGATGCGCGGCACTTTTGCCAACGTGCGGATTAAAAACGAAATGCTTGATGGCGTCGTGGGCGGTGAAACCCGCCACGTGCCAAGCGGCGAACAGATGGCGATTTACGACGCTGCCATGAAGTATAAAGAGGATGGCGTACCACTAGTGGTCATTGCTGGTAAAGAGTACGGCACCGGCTCCTCACGTGACTGGGCCGCCAAAGGTACCCGCCTGCTAGGCGTTCGCGCCGTGATTGCAGAGTCTTTCGAGCGTATTCACCGCTCTAACCTTATCGGCATGGGTGTTGTCCCGCTGCAGTTCCCCGCGGGGGAAAGCCGACACACGCTGGGGTTAACAGGCGATGAAGAGGTATCAATCGCGGGCTTAAGCGATTTAAGCCCCGGAGGTACGGTGCAAATCGTGATCAAAAACAGTGATGGCGAACGTACCGTTGATGCCAAGTGTCGAATTGATACGGTAAACGAGCTGGCTTACTACCGTCACGGTGGTATCCTTCACTACGTGCTGCGCAAGATGATCGGCGCAGCCTAA